A stretch of the uncultured Desulfobacter sp. genome encodes the following:
- a CDS encoding GFA family protein encodes MKNSFGPDYASLEDTEFVAKYQASCFCGTIRYEVSADPVDAKICHCTTCQRLHGAPMQWAAIFHKRHVRFTAGLEHLTFYNSEQNRPGRILPCKVRCSKCGTLIADEGRRMWLAFPSLFDFGHPARVPESFKPTCHLFYGSRVVEPHDDLPKWSGHKNHSELL; translated from the coding sequence ATGAAAAATTCATTTGGACCTGATTATGCCTCCCTGGAAGATACAGAGTTTGTTGCAAAGTACCAAGCCTCATGCTTTTGTGGAACTATACGATATGAGGTGAGTGCAGATCCAGTGGATGCCAAAATTTGTCATTGCACGACTTGCCAGAGGTTGCATGGTGCCCCTATGCAGTGGGCTGCGATTTTTCACAAGCGCCATGTGAGATTTACCGCTGGTTTGGAACATCTAACTTTTTATAATAGTGAACAAAACCGGCCAGGACGTATCCTTCCCTGTAAAGTTCGCTGTAGCAAATGTGGCACCCTCATTGCCGATGAGGGGCGCAGGATGTGGCTCGCCTTCCCATCATTGTTTGATTTCGGACATCCCGCCAGGGTGCCGGAGTCGTTCAAACCAACCTGCCATCTATTTTATGGGTCGAGGGTTGTCGAGCCTCACGATGATTTGCCTAAGTGGTCCGGGCACAAAAATCATTCTGAGCTGCTGTAA
- a CDS encoding helix-turn-helix transcriptional regulator has product MTKHKKMIEKWKKDPAFMAEYDALEDEFALLDELLKARKKAGMTQEDVARAMNTKAPAVARIESGGGSQKHSPSIETLRKYAKAVGCRLKINLEPI; this is encoded by the coding sequence ATGACCAAACATAAAAAGATGATAGAAAAATGGAAAAAAGATCCTGCTTTTATGGCTGAATATGATGCCCTGGAAGATGAATTTGCATTGCTGGATGAATTGCTTAAAGCCAGGAAAAAAGCGGGGATGACGCAAGAAGATGTAGCCAGGGCCATGAATACCAAAGCCCCCGCTGTTGCAAGAATTGAATCCGGTGGGGGAAGTCAGAAGCATTCCCCTTCCATTGAAACATTGCGTAAGTATGCCAAAGCGGTTGGGTGTCGGTTGAAAATTAATCTGGAACCTATTTAA
- a CDS encoding cupin domain-containing protein: MANLFENIPDNLAAEHFTDLVNQKHIRIERIVSLGHTSPEFGWYNQDENEWVIVLEGSGTILYENGLEYTLNKGDYLDIPAHTKHKVTQTDPNSITVWLAVFY; the protein is encoded by the coding sequence ATGGCCAATCTGTTTGAAAATATTCCTGATAATCTGGCAGCTGAGCATTTTACTGATTTAGTTAATCAAAAACATATTCGGATCGAACGCATTGTTTCTTTGGGCCATACTTCTCCTGAATTCGGGTGGTATAACCAAGATGAGAATGAGTGGGTGATTGTATTAGAAGGTTCGGGTACAATTTTGTACGAAAACGGACTTGAATATACATTAAATAAAGGGGATTATCTCGACATCCCGGCCCATACAAAACATAAGGTCACTCAAACTGATCCCAATAGCATAACTGTTTGGCTGGCTGTTTTTTATTAA
- a CDS encoding 1,4-dihydroxy-2-naphthoate polyprenyltransferase encodes MNLHHWWLAIRPKTLPAAACPVVVGAACTISDHRFSALMFAAALAGALLIQISVNLANDYFDFIHNIDTPDRKGPKRMTQSGLISPETVRNAFIVTMLMALGLGAVLIIKGGVVILCIVIASLLGVICYSAGPFPIASNGLGEVFVFIFFGPVAVPGTYYLMAGCVTPMVFIASVPVGFMVTAIIVVNNLRDIETDARAGKKTLAVILGHWRTKVEFVFLIFFSFLIPCLMFASGYWSWAILLPLAVFWKSYPLFKIIFEQNGEVLNVALADTAKLALMFSTLFAIGIMAG; translated from the coding sequence ATGAATCTACACCACTGGTGGCTGGCCATCCGGCCTAAAACCCTACCGGCAGCTGCTTGCCCGGTTGTTGTTGGCGCAGCGTGTACTATTTCTGACCACAGATTTTCAGCATTGATGTTTGCAGCGGCTTTGGCCGGTGCTTTGTTGATCCAGATATCCGTAAATCTGGCCAATGATTATTTTGATTTTATACACAACATTGACACCCCGGACCGTAAAGGCCCGAAGCGGATGACCCAAAGCGGCCTGATTTCGCCTGAGACCGTTCGAAATGCATTCATAGTGACTATGCTGATGGCTTTGGGTTTAGGCGCTGTTCTTATTATCAAGGGAGGGGTTGTGATTCTGTGCATTGTGATCGCCTCCCTTCTTGGCGTTATCTGTTACAGCGCCGGTCCCTTTCCCATTGCATCCAACGGCCTTGGCGAAGTGTTTGTATTTATTTTTTTCGGGCCTGTGGCAGTACCAGGCACCTACTACCTGATGGCCGGATGCGTAACACCAATGGTCTTTATCGCATCTGTTCCCGTAGGTTTTATGGTCACGGCCATTATCGTAGTCAACAATCTGCGGGATATCGAAACAGATGCCCGGGCAGGCAAAAAGACCCTGGCCGTCATATTAGGCCATTGGCGTACCAAAGTGGAGTTCGTATTTTTGATCTTTTTCTCTTTTTTGATACCCTGTCTAATGTTTGCATCGGGCTACTGGTCTTGGGCCATTTTATTGCCCTTGGCCGTCTTTTGGAAATCTTATCCCTTATTTAAAATTATTTTTGAACAGAATGGAGAAGTTTTAAATGTAGCACTTGCAGATACAGCAAAGCTTGCACTGATGTTCAGCACACTTTTTGCCATTGGTATTATGGCGGGGTAA
- a CDS encoding ABC transporter substrate-binding protein: MIKKIALLMSVLSTLVCLSLTPAGAKEVYINGIDFGFPPFGYVDKAGKPAGFDVECANWIANEMGFEVKHQPMDWDGIIPALNAKKIDFIASGMSATESRKKIVNFTLPYYEVSQVLLVLKDRTDDFNTLLTTGKKIGTQRGTTSTKRLNDLLATGKYDFKIVEYDSTDLSMEDLKIGRIDASSMDSSIANELNKDETYKTAGTFEGSTEEYGYAVRKGDDKLLNLLNQGLKKLMADPQWQVLKDKYDIH; this comes from the coding sequence ATGATAAAAAAAATTGCGTTACTGATGAGTGTTCTATCGACATTGGTATGCTTGAGCCTGACACCTGCCGGTGCAAAAGAAGTTTACATTAACGGCATTGACTTTGGTTTTCCTCCCTTTGGGTATGTGGACAAGGCCGGCAAGCCTGCAGGCTTTGACGTAGAATGTGCAAACTGGATTGCCAATGAGATGGGTTTTGAAGTCAAACACCAGCCCATGGATTGGGACGGCATTATCCCAGCCCTGAATGCAAAAAAAATAGATTTTATTGCTTCCGGCATGAGCGCAACAGAATCCCGTAAAAAAATTGTTAACTTCACCCTGCCCTACTATGAAGTCAGCCAGGTGCTTTTGGTCTTGAAGGACCGGACAGATGATTTCAATACCCTGTTGACCACAGGCAAAAAAATCGGCACCCAGAGAGGTACCACCAGCACAAAACGCCTTAATGATCTGCTTGCCACAGGAAAATACGACTTTAAAATTGTGGAGTATGATTCAACGGATCTGAGCATGGAAGATCTCAAAATCGGCCGTATTGACGCCTCTTCCATGGACTCATCCATTGCCAACGAACTCAATAAGGACGAGACTTACAAAACAGCCGGAACCTTTGAAGGCTCCACTGAAGAATATGGATATGCCGTACGCAAGGGCGACGATAAGCTTTTGAACCTGCTTAACCAGGGGTTAAAAAAGCTGATGGCTGATCCCCAGTGGCAGGTGCTTAAAGACAAATACGATATCCACTAA
- a CDS encoding amino acid ABC transporter permease has product MHNMFTFLTSITDSLPYIFSGLWITVVLIIGAMGLGLLIGIPFSVIRVYGHPLARGCVALYVWFFRGVPVLVLFYLFYFGLLSWLDQVPALDFLPLGDAFVAAIVVLGMTTGAYQTQIFKGAILSLPQGQLKAARSLGMSDISAITSIILPQALRFSIPAWSNEYSIVLKDSALAYVIGVAELMSRTRSVAAITHKPLPFTLFAGLIFFILTWAGVKGLKRLEQKVQIQGYTQ; this is encoded by the coding sequence ATGCATAACATGTTCACTTTTTTAACTTCCATAACCGACTCTCTGCCCTATATATTTTCAGGACTATGGATCACAGTGGTCCTCATTATCGGGGCCATGGGATTAGGACTTTTGATCGGCATCCCATTTTCCGTAATCCGGGTGTATGGCCATCCTCTTGCCCGGGGCTGTGTGGCACTTTATGTCTGGTTTTTCAGGGGCGTACCAGTTCTTGTTCTGTTCTACCTGTTTTATTTTGGACTTCTATCCTGGCTGGATCAGGTGCCGGCGTTGGATTTTCTGCCCCTTGGCGATGCTTTTGTTGCAGCGATAGTGGTCCTGGGCATGACCACCGGGGCGTATCAGACTCAAATTTTCAAAGGCGCGATCCTCTCCTTGCCCCAGGGCCAGCTTAAGGCAGCACGCTCCCTTGGCATGAGTGACATTTCAGCCATAACCAGTATTATACTGCCCCAGGCCCTGCGGTTTTCCATTCCGGCCTGGTCCAATGAATATTCCATTGTCTTAAAGGATTCGGCCCTTGCCTATGTGATCGGGGTGGCAGAACTTATGTCCAGAACCCGGTCCGTTGCTGCCATCACCCATAAACCCCTGCCCTTTACCCTGTTTGCCGGATTGATATTTTTCATACTGACCTGGGCCGGAGTCAAGGGTCTTAAACGACTGGAGCAGAAAGTGCAAATCCAGGGATATACCCAATAA
- a CDS encoding amino acid ABC transporter ATP-binding protein, with product MTQPNGTEPIVLEARGIVKELGGNTVLNHVDLTLAKGDLKVLIGPSGSGKSTLLQCLNLLHIPEEGRLLLDGTQVNFRKKTELYRLRQKVGMIFQEFNLFDHLSACQNVAIALRKVKKQSKNQAHDRACEELARVGLADKMDLYPAQLSGGQKQRVSIARALAMDPEVLLLDEPTSALDPELISEVLVVIRDLAKAGMTMLMATHQISFSAGLAHEFVFMENGQITEQGEPAALLAENSGSRTRDFCAKISELTGAEA from the coding sequence ATGACACAACCCAATGGTACCGAACCAATTGTTCTGGAAGCCCGGGGGATTGTTAAGGAACTTGGCGGCAACACCGTTTTGAACCATGTGGATTTAACCCTGGCCAAAGGAGATTTAAAGGTGCTCATTGGACCTTCAGGTTCCGGGAAATCTACCTTGCTGCAGTGCTTAAACCTCTTGCACATCCCAGAAGAAGGCCGGCTGCTTTTAGACGGGACCCAAGTGAATTTTAGAAAAAAAACAGAGCTGTACCGGTTGCGCCAAAAAGTGGGCATGATTTTCCAGGAATTTAATCTATTTGATCACTTGTCTGCCTGCCAGAATGTTGCCATTGCATTGAGAAAAGTAAAAAAACAATCCAAAAACCAAGCCCACGACCGGGCATGTGAGGAGCTTGCCCGGGTGGGGCTGGCCGACAAAATGGACCTGTATCCGGCCCAGTTGTCCGGGGGGCAGAAACAACGGGTCTCCATTGCAAGGGCCCTGGCCATGGACCCGGAAGTGTTGCTGCTGGATGAACCCACATCAGCCCTGGACCCGGAACTGATCAGCGAGGTGCTGGTGGTGATCCGGGATCTGGCAAAGGCGGGGATGACAATGCTCATGGCCACGCACCAGATCAGTTTTTCCGCTGGTCTTGCCCATGAATTTGTTTTCATGGAAAACGGACAAATTACAGAACAGGGCGAGCCTGCTGCGCTGCTGGCTGAAAACAGCGGATCACGGACCCGGGATTTTTGCGCCAAAATTTCAGAGCTGACCGGAGCTGAGGCGTGA
- a CDS encoding amino acid ABC transporter permease produces the protein MNDFFPFIIDQVIPRLNTGFFVSIKLIVPSALLGFLIGVVTGTLRVYGPWPIRKLCNFYVAVFRGTPLVVQLYFWYFALPYTNFGGVRIVMSAMACAIVGFSLCSGAYHSEYIRGGLLSIKTGQLKAAQALGMTPFTSVKSIVLPQAFRHCFTGCCNEVIYLIKYSSLASIITINEMTGIGRGIAKASFRNVETFLVVGIYYLILVTLAGAILNYIERRMEIPGFDRQAR, from the coding sequence GTGAACGACTTTTTTCCCTTTATCATAGATCAAGTTATACCCCGCCTGAACACAGGTTTTTTTGTAAGTATCAAGCTGATTGTGCCTTCGGCGCTGCTCGGCTTTTTAATCGGTGTCGTGACCGGAACCCTGAGGGTCTATGGTCCCTGGCCTATAAGAAAATTGTGTAATTTTTATGTGGCTGTGTTCCGGGGTACGCCACTGGTGGTTCAACTTTATTTCTGGTACTTTGCCCTGCCCTACACAAATTTTGGGGGCGTTCGTATTGTCATGTCCGCTATGGCCTGTGCGATTGTCGGATTTTCCCTTTGCTCCGGGGCCTATCACTCCGAATACATCCGAGGCGGTCTGCTCTCCATCAAAACAGGGCAGCTTAAAGCGGCCCAGGCGTTGGGCATGACCCCATTTACCTCGGTAAAAAGCATTGTTTTGCCCCAGGCCTTCAGACATTGTTTTACCGGCTGCTGCAATGAGGTGATTTACCTGATCAAATATTCTTCCCTTGCGTCCATCATTACCATCAATGAAATGACCGGGATTGGCCGGGGCATTGCCAAGGCCTCTTTCAGAAACGTTGAAACCTTCCTGGTGGTGGGCATTTATTACTTGATCCTTGTCACTCTTGCCGGCGCTATTCTCAACTATATTGAACGGCGTATGGAAATCCCGGGCTTTGATCGCCAGGCCAGATAA
- a CDS encoding MTH938/NDUFAF3 family protein — protein sequence MISSFSFGQMVIGADKYTTDLIILPDLTILPNWRRKKGHVLELADLKSVLPVKPDLIIAGTGVNDRMKIAPGLAKELSSMGIELKTLATGSAVEMFNTTIVQTPDKQVSACFHLTC from the coding sequence ATGATTTCATCATTTTCTTTTGGTCAAATGGTTATTGGTGCAGATAAATATACCACAGACCTGATTATCCTCCCGGACTTAACGATCCTGCCAAACTGGCGCAGAAAAAAGGGGCATGTACTTGAACTGGCGGATTTAAAATCGGTTTTACCGGTAAAACCGGATCTGATCATTGCCGGTACCGGTGTCAATGACAGGATGAAAATAGCCCCGGGACTTGCAAAAGAATTGTCATCCATGGGCATTGAACTCAAGACTCTGGCAACAGGGAGTGCCGTAGAGATGTTCAACACAACCATCGTCCAGACACCGGATAAACAGGTGAGCGCCTGTTTTCATTTAACCTGCTGA
- a CDS encoding NUDIX domain-containing protein, with amino-acid sequence MPHSNPNHNRFKFCPACGSNTLDPDSIKSFKCRECGFEFFLNCAAAVMAIILDDQNRILVTVRAKEPCKGSLDLPGGFAEPGESIDHGLVREIKEELNLDIFGLDFFCSFANTYLYKNVVYPITDMAFTCKIRDFSLINPMDDVAGFRFIPVNDLDINMFGMDSARKVLEKFKKYFQTLSKY; translated from the coding sequence ATGCCTCATAGCAATCCTAACCATAACCGGTTTAAGTTCTGCCCCGCCTGCGGCAGCAATACCCTTGACCCGGACAGTATAAAATCATTTAAATGCAGGGAATGCGGGTTTGAATTTTTTCTTAACTGTGCGGCAGCAGTCATGGCCATCATCCTTGACGATCAAAACAGGATTTTGGTCACCGTTCGTGCCAAAGAACCCTGCAAAGGCTCGCTGGATTTGCCGGGCGGATTCGCAGAGCCTGGCGAAAGCATTGACCATGGTTTGGTCAGGGAAATCAAAGAAGAACTGAACCTGGACATTTTCGGCCTTGACTTTTTCTGCTCTTTTGCCAATACCTATCTTTACAAAAATGTTGTGTATCCCATCACCGACATGGCATTCACCTGCAAGATCAGGGATTTTTCTTTAATCAATCCCATGGATGATGTGGCCGGTTTCAGGTTCATCCCGGTCAATGATCTTGATATCAACATGTTCGGCATGGATTCGGCACGAAAGGTGCTGGAAAAATTTAAAAAATATTTTCAAACATTAAGCAAATATTAA
- a CDS encoding DEAD/DEAH box helicase encodes MKKRYYRSGKKKSDARPSRPIQYPELTAGADKSLNKIFSRIGVPEKQQFTPDPFQLEAIEAISTSDCLVTAPTGAGKTWIAEQAAKSILENNGKVWYATPLKALTNSIHAGFSKVFGKESVGILTGDIKENTDADIIIGTTEILRNQLYDAMYTGQNLKCDLIILDEAHYLGDAERGVVWEEIMIYLPVRIPLLLLSATIGNPDQIAGWLSAIRDKTCKVVENTKRPVPLFPLFFHPSGTLFPLLEKTGKNGNRTRLHKKVYKYNQSGKRLTLAPPGKLPKFSDILKVLSHFDLLPAIFFLKSRAECDRAIKLCDGSLLKHAPEKKQALKERLIQLTADNPHLSAHPQRTYLEQTATAAHHSGHLPAWKVVVETLMAEGLLDAMFATSTVAAGVNFPARSVVILNSDRFNGRDFLSLTPSEFQQMAGRAGRRGMDNIGFATLLPGKYMDVSLVGKLVNAPPLNVDSQIKIDFSMVLNLLLSNTPEQVRTLLEKSFASYLLAIGAKAGKSGRKARKKFGHDMEYLWLDFTEHMDFLIQEGFVTPEGEKPCALTEDGIWASKLRIDSPLLVAQSLRDKILPDSDPALLAAMIAAFVNEKEFKDDMLFTTALSKRLKDAFLELRRGLKPFAIKMLQSGFPAPNLFIQPASLVYAWAHDTPWDELMRKSDFAEGDFARLILRTAENLRQMTHLSQDFPVIAKTAAEAIDMIRKAPVVTEF; translated from the coding sequence ATGAAAAAAAGATATTATCGTTCCGGAAAAAAAAAATCCGACGCCAGACCGTCACGTCCCATTCAATACCCTGAGCTCACTGCCGGGGCAGACAAGTCATTGAATAAAATTTTCAGCCGGATTGGTGTTCCCGAAAAACAGCAGTTTACACCAGATCCGTTTCAACTTGAGGCCATTGAAGCCATCAGCACATCGGACTGTCTTGTCACAGCCCCCACAGGCGCGGGAAAAACCTGGATTGCAGAACAGGCAGCCAAAAGCATTTTAGAAAACAACGGCAAGGTGTGGTATGCAACGCCGTTAAAGGCGCTGACCAACTCCATACATGCCGGGTTCTCAAAAGTTTTCGGCAAGGAAAGCGTCGGCATCCTCACCGGCGACATTAAAGAAAACACAGATGCGGACATCATCATCGGCACTACGGAAATTTTAAGGAATCAACTCTATGATGCCATGTATACCGGGCAAAACCTCAAATGCGATCTGATTATCCTGGATGAAGCCCACTATCTCGGCGATGCCGAGCGTGGTGTTGTCTGGGAAGAGATTATGATCTATCTGCCTGTGCGTATCCCGCTGCTTTTATTGTCTGCCACCATAGGTAACCCGGACCAAATCGCCGGATGGCTCTCCGCCATCCGGGATAAAACATGCAAAGTGGTGGAAAACACCAAACGGCCGGTTCCTTTGTTTCCTCTGTTTTTTCATCCATCGGGCACCCTTTTCCCTTTGCTGGAAAAAACAGGAAAAAACGGAAATCGCACCCGCCTTCATAAAAAAGTATATAAATACAATCAATCGGGTAAACGGCTGACGCTTGCCCCACCCGGAAAACTGCCTAAATTTTCAGATATTCTCAAGGTACTGTCCCACTTTGATCTGCTGCCGGCCATCTTTTTTTTAAAATCCAGGGCAGAATGCGACCGGGCCATAAAACTGTGCGATGGCAGTTTGCTCAAACATGCGCCTGAAAAAAAACAGGCGCTCAAGGAGAGGCTGATACAGCTCACGGCTGACAACCCCCATCTATCGGCCCATCCCCAGCGGACTTACCTTGAACAAACCGCAACGGCCGCCCATCATTCAGGGCACCTGCCCGCCTGGAAAGTGGTGGTGGAGACCTTAATGGCCGAAGGGCTTTTAGATGCCATGTTTGCCACCTCTACGGTGGCAGCCGGTGTAAATTTTCCGGCCCGGTCCGTTGTTATTCTCAATTCCGACCGCTTCAATGGCCGGGATTTTTTATCATTGACCCCCAGTGAATTCCAGCAGATGGCAGGCAGGGCCGGAAGACGGGGCATGGACAACATCGGATTTGCCACACTGCTTCCCGGCAAATACATGGATGTTTCCCTTGTGGGCAAGCTGGTGAATGCACCGCCTTTAAATGTCGACTCCCAGATCAAAATTGATTTCTCCATGGTGCTTAATCTTTTGTTGTCCAACACCCCGGAACAGGTGCGCACCCTGCTGGAAAAATCCTTTGCATCCTATCTTTTAGCCATTGGCGCAAAAGCCGGGAAAAGCGGCAGGAAGGCAAGAAAAAAATTCGGCCATGATATGGAATATTTATGGCTTGATTTTACCGAGCACATGGATTTTTTGATCCAGGAAGGCTTTGTCACACCCGAAGGGGAAAAACCCTGCGCCCTGACCGAAGACGGCATATGGGCATCAAAACTGCGCATTGATTCGCCCCTGCTTGTGGCCCAAAGTCTTCGGGATAAAATTTTACCTGATAGTGACCCGGCGCTTTTGGCAGCCATGATCGCTGCATTTGTCAATGAAAAGGAGTTCAAAGATGACATGTTGTTCACAACCGCCCTTTCTAAACGGCTTAAGGATGCCTTTTTAGAACTGCGCCGGGGGCTGAAACCTTTTGCCATCAAAATGCTGCAGTCAGGCTTTCCTGCACCCAACCTGTTTATACAGCCGGCCTCCCTGGTCTATGCCTGGGCCCATGACACACCCTGGGATGAACTGATGCGCAAGTCAGATTTTGCCGAAGGTGATTTTGCCAGACTGATCCTGAGAACGGCAGAAAATCTGCGCCAAATGACCCATTTAAGTCAGGATTTCCCGGTTATCGCCAAAACAGCGGCCGAAGCCATTGACATGATACGCAAAGCGCCTGTGGTCACAGAATTTTAA
- a CDS encoding RidA family protein: MTPVISKNAPAAVGPYSHAVIHNDTVYCAGQIPLDPATGEIVGTTIEDQTRQVISNLEAVLKDCHTSLNNIVKTTVFLASMDDFAGMNQVYEAALGGHKPARSAFQVARLPKDALVEIECIAVCDKK; the protein is encoded by the coding sequence ATGACACCTGTTATATCAAAAAACGCGCCGGCAGCCGTGGGGCCATACTCCCATGCCGTGATCCACAACGATACCGTATACTGCGCCGGCCAGATCCCTCTGGATCCTGCCACAGGCGAAATTGTGGGGACGACCATTGAAGATCAGACCCGCCAGGTCATCTCAAATCTTGAAGCCGTGCTTAAAGATTGCCATACAAGCTTGAACAATATTGTAAAAACCACGGTGTTTCTGGCATCCATGGATGATTTTGCCGGAATGAATCAGGTATACGAAGCGGCCCTTGGCGGCCATAAGCCGGCCAGATCGGCCTTTCAGGTGGCGCGTCTGCCCAAAGATGCACTGGTGGAAATTGAATGCATCGCCGTGTGTGACAAAAAATAG